CAGACCGACTTTGATTCGTCCGGCCGCACGCGTGATCTTGCGAGTCACGAAGGTCTCACCCCGCCGTTCAGATTCGTGGTTGAACAAAATTCCATTGCTGGCGAACAGATCGTAACCGCGCCGATAGTTCACCGTTTGGTGATAGGCATACACTTTCGCACATGCATAAGGCGATTGCGGGTTGAAAGGAGTCGTTTCTTTCTGCGGCGTTTCCAAAACATCGCCATACATTTCACTGCTACTGGCTTGGTAGACCTTCACTTCCTTGTTTTTGTTCAACAACCGGGCCGCTTCCAATACATTCAGAGCGCCGACGCCAACGGTTTGCAGCGTGTAATTCGGTTGATCGTAGGAAACACGAACGTGGCTTTGAGCGCCGAGGTTGTAGATCTCGTCCGGCTCGATTTCCAGAACCAAATTCGTCAGCGCTTGACCGTCCGTCAAATCGCCATAGTGCAAACGCAATCGCGATTCGGTGTGAACGTCTTGATAAAGGTGGTCGATCCGTTCGGTCGAAAACGTGCTGCTGCGTCGTACCAGTCCATGAACTTCATAGCCCTTATCGAGCAACAGTTCCGTCAGATAGCTGCCGTCTTGGCCGGTGATTCCGGTGATCAACGCTGATTTGGTCATGATTGGGAAAGTAGGTTGGTGGCTGCTTCGTGGTAACGTGATTGAATGAGATTCTTAAACCGACCGTAGGTCGCCGGCTTTGTTTTCAGACAGGAAACTCTGGTACGTTCGTTTGAGTCCGTCGGCGAGAGATACTTTGTGTTTCCAGCCCGTCGAATGCAAGCGAGTCGCATCGGTGCATTTTACGGGCGTGCCATCGGGCCGCGTCGGATCGGTGACGACTTTGCCTCGATAGCCGACGGTATCGGCGACCATTTGGGCGACTTCAAAAATGGTATGGTCAACTCCGGTGCCAACATTGACCCAATCCGGTGGGTCGTCGTTCATGCACAGGTGTACCAGCGCGTCGGCCAAGTCGTCGACAAACAGAAACTCGCGTCGTGGTGAACCCGTTCCCCAAATGGTAACCGACGGCGCCGATTCGACGGCCGCTTCGTGGAAACGACGAATCAACGCCGGTAAAACATGACTGTGTTCTGGATGATAGTTGTCGCCGGGGCCGTACAGGTTGGTCGGCATCGCGCTGTGGAACATCACGCCCTGCTGGCGACGATAATACTGGCAAAGCTTCAGACCCGAAATTTTTGCCAACGCATAGGCTTCGTTGGTGGGTTCCAACGGGCCCGTCAGCAGCGATTCTTCGCGGATCGGTTGCGGGCAATCGCGGGGATAGATGCACGTGCTGCCCAGAAACAAGAATCGCCGGACACCGGCTGCATACGCCGCGTTGATGGCCGACATCGCCATGGTCACGTTCTGGGACAGAAACTCAACCGGGTACGTGTTGTTAGCAACAATCCCACCAACCTTGGCAGCGGCAAAAATAACGGTGGAAGGGCGATGCTGGTTGAAAAACGCCAGCGTCGCGTCCGAATCGCACAGATCCAAAGTCCCACGGTCGGCCGTGATCACTTCGCACGGTTCATCCGCAAGCCGTCGGCATAGCGCCGACCCGACCATTCCGCGGTGACCCGCGACGTAGACCTTTCCGATGAGTTCTTTTTTCATGCCCCAAGGGTAATCCGCTCGCCCGTCGCTTGGAATGGAGGACAGGATGGTTTCGCTTGAGTCGCTCGGGGCGTCGGTTGGGAATGCGCTGATTATGCCGGTATCGTCGCCTTTTGCGTTTGGGGGAACTCGACAGGGGATAGTGGACATTTCCGCCTGGCTCGGTCGATCAGCTTGGTACACGTCTGCGTCAAGTCCGGAGGGTCGGGGTTTGTCGCCTGCGTAAACGTTAACGCCAGCATGGAAGAGACTGAGGGATGCGCAAGGAAGTCAAAAGATCGCTACTGCTGTGGCCTGCCGCTGCATCAGCCACCATTACAGCCGCCGCTTGGATCGGAATCCAAGTACCGGTGTATCAATCGCTGCATCCCACGACGGCGTCGCAAGCTCCGGCGCAGTCGATGGCGTCCGTGCGAGTCGCTGCGTTTCGCCAATCGGTTGCTGCCTGGACGAAGAGTGCAAAGCGTTCGGCGTCGAAGCCGTCAGGGAAGTGCCTCTCGTCCGCGTCCTTGTCGTCCGCCGACATCACGCCGCTTGAACCGACCGGGCCGTCGACACAGCCGAGCGCAAACCTGATGTCGCTGAGTTCGGGATCGCTCGCCGATCGTAGCGAGTACGGATCGCGTGGCGTTCGGTTGCCTGCACGCGTCGCCAGCGTGTTTGGCGAAGGCGAACGATTGTTTCTGTTGGCGCCCGTCCGCGATCCGAAGCAAGAATTGGCCGGACTCGCACGTCAGCTTCACGATGAAGCCGCATCGCGTTTCGACGTTGCCAGCGGTACGTGCATCGTCAGCGACGTTCCCATGAGCACCCGGACTCTGCAAAGCTTGCGAAATCGCAGTCGCGTCATTCAAACGGCGCCCGTCGAAGCAAACGCAGTGGGGAGCGTCGAGGAAACCGTCGGGGCCGATACGTTTGAGTTGACGCCCGCCGCCATCAAGCCGAATGCCATCACCGTCGCGACGCCAGTTGCCGAGAAGCCGCAGCCGAAAGTGGCGGCTCGGAAATCGAGTCTGCCCGAATCGAATCGCGTCTTGGCGAAACCGGCGCGGATCGAAAAGCC
Above is a window of Rubripirellula tenax DNA encoding:
- a CDS encoding GDP-L-fucose synthase family protein, with the protein product MKKELIGKVYVAGHRGMVGSALCRRLADEPCEVITADRGTLDLCDSDATLAFFNQHRPSTVIFAAAKVGGIVANNTYPVEFLSQNVTMAMSAINAAYAAGVRRFLFLGSTCIYPRDCPQPIREESLLTGPLEPTNEAYALAKISGLKLCQYYRRQQGVMFHSAMPTNLYGPGDNYHPEHSHVLPALIRRFHEAAVESAPSVTIWGTGSPRREFLFVDDLADALVHLCMNDDPPDWVNVGTGVDHTIFEVAQMVADTVGYRGKVVTDPTRPDGTPVKCTDATRLHSTGWKHKVSLADGLKRTYQSFLSENKAGDLRSV
- the gmd gene encoding GDP-mannose 4,6-dehydratase, with the protein product MTKSALITGITGQDGSYLTELLLDKGYEVHGLVRRSSTFSTERIDHLYQDVHTESRLRLHYGDLTDGQALTNLVLEIEPDEIYNLGAQSHVRVSYDQPNYTLQTVGVGALNVLEAARLLNKNKEVKVYQASSSEMYGDVLETPQKETTPFNPQSPYACAKVYAYHQTVNYRRGYDLFASNGILFNHESERRGETFVTRKITRAAGRIKVGLQEKLYLGNLDAKRDWGYAKDYVEGMWRILQHSEADDFVLATGRTESVRDFCRLVFEQLGLNYEDHVEIDPRYFRPAEVDLLLGDASKAKDKLGWVATTDLEELARIMTQHDLELAQRESHAKTFVPN